A section of the Ovis canadensis isolate MfBH-ARS-UI-01 breed Bighorn chromosome 1, ARS-UI_OviCan_v2, whole genome shotgun sequence genome encodes:
- the CCDC17 gene encoding coiled-coil domain-containing protein 17, giving the protein MASHSREPRLLPCGSCDMVFRSWALLATHTQRFCIGRQTRQTREGAVGAQPPVATEPRVPGVVPQEHHGLRDQEASKSALKKLTEEVQRLRLYLQEMRPWVTEIPRGPQGPWRRSEATAQSAHSKAAGSLGERLLALHWTHARRVAETAAQSWALEQRGEELSRRLQGLARTGNGKSLIFSLERELRELRAETGRTRGALEKLGAHVQQLQANPVGPGAAGPDPSTRLNTVREAELCGPVLQATPGTLPAEIGALREAYIRGGGRDPGFLGWMWQLQAEASALELRRSRTRRGGRTGAAFKELLAVEAENRRLEAEILALQMQRGAGQMPWGRGEPRLGANPSPGLRREDPPSLPPPVAPPLPPSTGVLFLGGAEKASQLPGAMTRNLARDPHYLLPATDILGPAPYNPGAGFVIFYDFLRGLEASWVWVQLMTGLARDGQESGGTTALPPALCLPPPPAPGPTGNCAILASKQLVPRLLPSPSVALVCELRAWQGLAWAKAPQPKAWASLVLFDQNQRLLSGRWRLPLRALPLDPSLSPGQLNGIPQVNQAELFVRLVNARDADVQTLAEINPADAQEYQYPPLVPNSSSPEASPLAPKTAFVDPPPPKDA; this is encoded by the exons ATGGCCTCCCACTCCAGGGAGCCAAGGCTCCTGCCCTGTGGGTCCTGTGACATGGTTTTCCGCTCCTGGGCCCTGCTGGCCACCCACACTCAGCGCTTCTGCATTGGCCGTCAGACCCGTCAGACCCGGGAGGGGGCAGTTGGAGCACAGCCCCCAGTGGCCACTGAACCACGGGTACCCGGG GTTGTGCCACAAGAACACCACGGCCTCCGGGACCAGGAGGCCAGCAAATCAGCTCTGAAGAAGCTAACAGAGGAG GTGCAGCGGCTGCGGCTCTATCTGCAGGAAATGAGACCCTGGGTAACAGAAATCCCCAGGGGGCCACAGGGGCCCTGGAGGCGTTCAGAGGCGACGGCTCAGAGCGCCCACTCCAAGGCTGCTGGCAGCCTGGGCGAGCGGCTGCTGGCGCTGCACTGGACTCACGCAAGGCGCGTGGCAGAGACCGCGGCACAGAGCTGGGCCCTAGAGCAACGCGGCGAGG AACTGAGCCGGCGCCTCCAAGGTTTGGCCCGGACCGGGAACGGGAAATCACTCATATTCAGCCTGGAGCGAGAGCTTCGAGAACTCCGGGCAGAGACAGGGCGAACGCGGGGGGCTCTGGAGAAGTTAGGGGCGCACGTTCAGCAGCTCCAGGCCAACCCGGT CGGTCCCGGCGCCGCCGGTCCCGACCCCAGCACCCGGCTGAACACCGTGAGAGAAGCAGAACTCTGTGGTCCGGTGCTACAGGCCACCCCAGGGACTCTGCCTGCGGAGATTGG GGCCCTGCGTGAGGCCTACATTCGAGGCGGAGGCCGGGACCCTGGCTTTCTGGGCTGGATGTGGCAGCTGCAAGCGGAGGCATCAGCTCTGGAGCTTCGGCGGTCGCGGACCCGCAGGG GAGGACGAACAGGTGCTGCATTCAAGGAGCTTCTAGCAGTGGAGGCTGAAAACCGGCGCCTGGAGGCAGAAATCCTGGCTTTGCAGATGCAGAGGGGCGCAGGCCAGATGCCCTGGG GGCGCGGGGAGCCGAGACTTGGGGCCAATCCGAGCCCAGGCCTGAGGAGGGAAGATCCCCCAAGCCTCCCGCCTCCCGTGGCTCCCCCGCTGCCACCCTCCACCGGAGTCCTGTTCTTGGGTGGCGCTGAGAAGGCT TCGCAGCTTCCTGGAGCCATGACCAGGAACCTGGCCAGGGACCCGCACTACCTCCTGCCTGCAACTGACATCCTGGGCCCTGCACCCTACAACCCTGG GGCTGGCTTTGTCATTTTCTATGACTTCCTGCGGGGCCTTGAGGCTTCTTGGGTTTGGGTGCAACTAATGACTGGTTTGGCCCGAGATGGACAGGAATCAGGAGGGACCACAGCGCTACCCCCAGCCCTTtgcctgcccccacctccagctCCTGGGCCCACCGGCAACTGTGCCATCCTTGCCAGCAAGCAGCTTGTACCCAG GCTACTACCCTCACCATCAGTAGCCTTGGTCTGTGAACTCCGGGCCTGGCAGGGGCTAGCATGGGCTAAGGCACCACAGCCAAAGGCCTGGGCCTCACTAGTGCTATTTGACCAGAATCAGAGATTGCTAAGTGGTCGTTGGCGTCTCCCACTTCGGGCCCTCCCCCTGGACCCCAGCCTTAGCCCTGGGCAGCTGAACGGGATTCCCCAG GTTAATCAGGCTGAGCTCTTTGTGCGTCTGGtgaatgcaagagatgcagatgtcCAGACCCTGGCAGAGATCAATCCAGCAGATGCCCAGGAGTACCAGTACCCACCTCTG GTACCCAACTCATCTTCACCAGAAGCCAGCCCCCTTGCCCCAAAAACTGCCTTTGTTGACCCCCCTCCTCCCAAAGATGCCTGA